CATCAACGCTCGCGAACTCGAACGTGCGAATAAGGTTAACGTTAATCGCTAGCCAGTAAGCAGTGTCATCCTGAGCGAAGTGCGCAGCACGAAGTCGAAGGATCTATATATCAGAAGAGGAACCCCCGACGGGGTTCCTTTTTTGCATTAAAAAAAGCTTCCTCTTTCGAGGAAGCCCTTTCACAATTCGACTTAAATCGTTAAGGAATTAGCGGATTGCAACGCGCTTCGTAGCGAGGACCTTGCGGCCTTCGACGAGACGGACAATCACAGCGCCCTTGCCAGCAAACTGAGCCATGTCAACGGTCTTTGCAGCACCGGAGAATGTTTCAGAGAGGAGCATGTCGCCGCGAACGCTAAAGATCTTCACGGACTTGACGCCGTTGGAGTTCGTTGCGATGCTCAGCATGTTGTTGGAAACAGTCATGCTAGCCTTGGTTGCAACTGCTGTAGCGAGAGCGGTCGTGCCATTGTTACGGCCGTTAGCCTTGGCAACAACCGGTTCCGGCTTCGGTTCTGCGAGAATCGGCTTGACATCAGCGCAATCATCGCCCTTGCAGACAATTTCGATCGGTTCTTCAACCGGTTCTTCGACAACTTCCGGAGCTTCACCGCAAGAAGTTTCGACCCACCACCAAGTCTGAGCGGCATCGTCGTTAATCCACTGCGGGACACCTTCAGCAACGCGAGCCGGATTCATGGTGTAGCACTTGCCTTCAGCCATGTTTCTCAAGCCAGCGTTATAGCAATGCTGATCGTAGTCGCCAGTGCCGTTCACATAAGCAATGCAAGTAGACACGACGATTTCGCTAGAGCTAGAAGATTCTTCGCTGGAGCTGGATTCAACAGAGCTGGAAGATTCTTCGCTAGAGCTAGATTCAACAGAGCTGGAGGATTCTTCACTAGAGCTAGATTCAACAGAGCTGGAGGATTCTTCGCTGGAGCTAGATTCAACAGAGCTAGAAGATTCTTCGCTAGAGCTGGAGATTTCGGTACCGCAAGAGGTTTCAACCCACCACCAGGTCTGGGAAGCGATGTTGTTGATCCAAAGCTGGTTCTTGACATCGTTATAGCGATCCGGGTTGATGGCGTAGCACTTGCCTTCTTCCATTTCGAGGAGACCTGCGTTGTAGCAGTTATCAATGTAGTTGCCAGAGCCGTTCACGAATTCGATGCAAGTAGACACAACGATTTCGCTGGAGCTAGAGACTTCTTCAGAGCTAGAAGATTCTTCGCTAGAGCTGGATTCTTCAACAGAGCTAGAAGATTCTTCGACGCTGGAGCTAGATTCTTCAACAGAGCTGGAAGATTCTTCGACGCTGGAGCTAGATTCTTCAACGGAGCTGGAAGATTCTTCGACGCTGGAGCTAGATTCTTCAACAGAGCTAGAAGATTCTTCGACGCTGGAGCTAGATTCTTCAACAGAGCTAGAAGATTCTTCGACGCTAGAGCTAGAGACGACGATTTCTTCGTAGCACGGAGTTTCGATCCACCAATTGACACTCTTTTTATTTTTACCATGTCCTGTGGTTTTAACACCATTAACATCGCGAGTGTATCCGGAATAAGAGCCGAATTGAGCCTTGATTTCCGGATTAATGGCGTAGCAAGTTTCCGCCTTCATGTTTCTCAAGTCAGCGTTGTAGCAGTTATTAGCAACAACACTGGCATCCAACTTTTTATTGCCGTAAGCAACGCAGAGTTCAACGAGTTCAACCTGAACGCTAGAGCTGGATTCTTCAACAGAGCTGGAGGATTCTTCGCTAGAGCTAGAGACTTCTTCGGAGCTAGAAGATTCTTCGCTGGAGCTAGATTCTTCGACAGAGCTGGAAGATTCTTCGCTAGAGCTGGAGATTACGGAACCACAAGAGGTTTCGACCCACCACCAGACCTGAGATGCAATGTTGTTGATCCACAGCTGGTTCTTGACATCGTTATAGCGATCCGGGTTGATGGCGTAGCACTTGCCTTCTTCCATTTCGAGGAGGCCTGCGTTGTAGCAGTTTTCAGTGTAGTTGCCAGAGCCGTTCACGAATTCGATGCAATTAGAAGCAACGATAACTTCGCTGGAGCTAGAAACCGGCGTTTCGCTAGAGCTGGAGAGCGGTTCTTCACTAGAACTGGATTCTTCAACAGAGCTGGAGCTCGATTCCGGTTCAACGATTTCACTGGAACTGGATTCCGGCTCAACGATTTCGCTAGAGCTGGATTCCGGTTCGACGCTGGAGCTAGAAACTTCTGCGATGCAAGGAGTTTCAGACCACCACCACGTCTGTGAAACCACGTTGTTGATCCACTGAGGAACGCCTTCCTTAACACGGTCAGCGTTCATGGTGTAGCACTTGCCTTCTTCCATGTCAAGGAGACCGGAATTATAACAGTTCTTGTCATAATCGCCGACGCCATTGACGAACGGAATGCAAGCAGAGCCTTCCTGAGCAAAAGCCATTGCAGATGCCAAGCCCAAGAAGATGGTTGTTGTTTTGGTTGTTTTCATTTATTCACCTTTTTTTTAGTTTATTTTAAGGTCGAATAAATTTAGTAAACAAATCATACAAAATAATTTCAAACATACAAAAATTATATATTATATACACAAAATGCTTAAATTTTTAAAATTTAAGCAATATCACACACGATGTAATTTTATTTTTACTAGTTGACAACGTAATTTTAGTTTACTTATGAGCACCTGTTTATAAAAAAGCAAACAAATGTTTACAAGTAAAGATTGTTCAAAATAATTCGTTAAAAACACATTAATTCGTCATAATTTTACACAACAAAAAAAAAGCCCGAGAACTTGCAGTTCCCGGACTTTTAAAGTTTTCCCGCAGGGGCGGGCTTCGCTGTTTTAGCTTTTAGTCGAGCTTGATTTTCTTGAGGCTCGTCATACCAGCGTTCTTGACGCGTACAACGTAGAGACCGTTCGGAACAGCCTTCAAGGAGACGTTCAACACTCCATTGGCGTGATTGTCGAACGACTTCAACACGCTACCCGTCATGGAAATCAAATCCACATGGACATTGCCATTGGCGGCAATCTGGAGCGTTCTACCGGCAAGCGTCATCTTCGGAGCGCTCGTCATTGCGGCGGTCAAGGCAGTCGTTCCGCTGCTGGAGCTGGATTCCGAATTCACAGAGCTCGAAGAAGTCGGCTGCGAAGGCGTTGCAGCGGCGAGGTTCGGCATGTTACCCGAAACGAGAAGTCCGTTCAAAAGCTTGAGAGACTGGTTGAAGTAGTTTTCGTCACCGAGAGCGACCGCTTCCTTCCAGTATTCATCGAGCTTTGCCTGATACTTGGCATCGGAGATAAGAGATGTCATGAGGGAGGTCACGAACGTGCTGTTGTGATCGTTGCCAAGACTGCCAGACGATCTGAGGACAGGGCCCTTCATGTTGGCGGCACTGACGGTAGAGACAAATTCAGCCATTTTCTTGTCGAGAGCGAGAGCACGCGTATCGCCATGCCAGCAGACAGCCTTTGCATTACGCCACGGAGCGCGGGATGCATCGTAACTATAGTAGTCGTCTTCGCTCTTACCGTTTTTATCAGTCCAGTCATCAATGAGGCCCGTCGTAACTTCTGCAGAGCTAGCTTCGTAAAGCTTCATGTTGGCATCGTAAGCGGTCTTGTTCCAGAATTCCGCATTGTCCGTATCGATCAAGGCAAAAACCGGCATGTAGGCAGGGTCAAAATAGCCCGGGTTCTTGCGGTTGAAAGCGGCATCGCCCCACTTGTCGCCCGGCAAATGCAGACCGTTCGATTCGAACTCGGACTTTTTCATAGCTTGGATGAGCTTCTTGGCATCTTCCTTGTACTTTTCGTCACCGAACTGGAAGTAAGCCATTGCAAGAGCAGCGGCGGCATCGATATCGCCATCGAGTGCAGCACCGTTACCCGCATCCCACGACTGAGAAAGGTTACCGACCTTCCAAATCATGAGGCCGTTTTCGTTCATCATCTTCTTGTAGAAGTTCCAAATCTTGTCGAATTGCGGCTGATAGCTTGTAGTGTTATCGCTAAAGTAGACCATAAGGAGCATGCCATAGCCGACACCTTCCGAGAAATACGTATCGGAGCCCGGATCAGAACGGACACCGGCAACATCGCCCTGTTCGTTGTACATGGTTTTGAGCCAGTAGGCAAACTGGGACTTCAATTCTTCGGAGGCCTTGGCCTTGTCGCTCAAAAGCGTCGCATTTCCACCGTAATCCGACATCTGCGGGAACGGGAAATTGACCTTAGCCTGGGCAAGACCAAAAGCAAACAGGCCTGCAAGACCCATTTTCACCAAACGATTCATACACAACTCCATTGCCCACACAGGGCCGTTAAATCTATCTAAAAATAAATTATTAGCGACCAAATTTAAATTTTTTTAGTCTTACGTTTTAGTACTGTGTGCGGTCCATCACGACAAAAAGCGAATCGCGGTACCCAACGTGCCATTTTTCGCTAGAATCAAGAGCTGCAATCAATTTATCCCACCTGGCGTAATAGCGGAGCGGGAGCACTACGCGGTCGATATCCTGCAATTCGGCATCGCGCAAAAAGAGCTGCGGCGTTTTCGCATATTCGAGATAGCGTTCAAAAAATTCCGCCGTCTTCAAAATAAATCGCCCGTCAATGTAAGTTGAATCTAGCGGGTTCATAAATGCCAAGTAACCGCCTGCACGGTCATCGTTGAAAAGTCTCCCCGGGTGCGGATTTTCCATCATCCAGTGCGCCGCCGCCACGGGCACGCGCTGGTACGCCACCATGGAATCGTAAGACAAGACTGACTTTACCCAAAGTCCGAGAAGGAACGCGACAACAAGAGCAGCAAGCAACGTATCCGATGTGTTTTTCGACTTTTCGGCAAGACGGTTCTTGAGTCTAAGCTTAGAACTCAACCTCTGCAAATTCTTAACATGACGATTTTTTACCTGCAACTTAAAGCTTGTGTGACGCCACGAGAATTGCAAAAGCACCGCCAAAAACACCGGTAAAAAGAGTACAAAGTTACGCTCGGCAAGCAAAGCAAGTACTGCCGTGATGAAAAGCCAGGAGGGCTGCAAGCGACGCACAAAGATAGCTTCGACGCGTTCTTTTACCTGCCAAGACAATTGCCACGACGAATAAGGGGCGGGCTGCAAATGCCACCGCACCGCGGCAAGTACAATTCCACCCACGCAAAGGACAAGCATCAAAACAGACTGCAACACATTTTCACCGTTCAGCAAAAGCGTAATGGGCGAACGGTTCTCCGCAATTTCAGTTGCAAAAACCATTGCCGAAGGCGAAAGCCCGAGCAAGCGGTCGAGCAAGCCAAACGGGTAAGGCAACAAGTTAAAGCCATCTCGATGAAACACCGGCATGATAAAGAGCAAAATCACAAAAAGCGTCTGCCATGCAAGAGTCCTGAACGGGATCCTCACGCCCTTCCATTGACGGACCTTTCCAAAATTTCCCCAACGGCGGAACCAGAGTCCATACAAGAAAAAGCCATACGCAAAAATCAATCCTAGAATAAACAGCCCCTGACTTTTGCACCAAATCCACTGGATAAAAAGAACGACAAGTACTCCCAAGAACTTGTAAGAAATAGTTATGTCGTGAAACACTTTGCGAAACACAAAATGGAACTTTTTAGCTTGTGTGCTCCGACTTACTTTGTGTTCATCACGCCATCCGTAAAAGAGCCACGGCAATACATTCCAGTAAATCCCGAGGAAGAGCATGCTAAAAAGCACCGGTCGAATTTCAAACTGGTAGCGGAAAATAAAGAGGAGAATAGCGACACAGGCAACAACAACCCAATTGCGGCATTTCGCACGATGCAAGAACAGCGCAAAAACGATGCCCCACAAAATCGCCTTGAATGCGACCAACAACGGAGCGCCGCCAATGTCGTAGACAAATGCCACAACCTGCTGAAAATACTCGTGTACGTTCACGACAGGTTCACGTACAGGAGTCCATGTCGTCACCCATTCCCGCGCGCAAGCCAAGTGCCACCAGATATCAGTATCTGTCAGCGGGAATATCGCAAAAAGCGAAACAGCAACACATATAGCAAGCGCGATCATTTTCAGCTCCCCTTCAAAATACTACTTCAACGTTTTCTTCAGCAAAGAATCAAGACGTGTCGCCATCACTTGTGCGCCCTGAAGCCCAAGATGGTCTTCATTGGCAAAGTCTTCAGGAACAAAGTCATGATAGCCATCATGGTATTCGTCGAGCACCGCAAAATTCGGGTATTTTTCGGTCAATTCCAGCACGGCATCTTCCATAATCTTTGCCGCCTTACGGGTCGGTCCATAACGGCCCCAAGAATTCGTACTCAAGAAATTCGGCGTTTGCGGGTAGACAACACCAACAACATAAACATCATGGTTGCGAGCCAATTCCAAGATTTCCGTCAACTTCTGCATGTTAAAATCAAAACCGGAACGGTCGATTTCAAACCAGTTGGAATCGTTGGCAACTTCAGGATTAGGAGCACCCCATCCCTTTGCCGGGTCATAATACAAGCCACGATGGTATCCAAACTGTTCGTATTCATCTTCGGTCGGGTTCAGCGCCGCCTGCGAAGCTTCATACATGTCGCCAATCAGCCCGTCTTGCCAGTAACCGTGATTCTTGTCGTATTCATAGCCTGGAATATTGGCAAACCAGACCTTGAAATTTTCGTCCTTGACATACCAGCGGTCATAATCCAGAGTCAACGCCACGACTTTCAATTTAGGCATCAACGGCAAGATGTAATTTTTCACGAAGAACGTCGTACTTTCCATATCCTGCGCGGAATAAGCCATATTGATAGCAAACATGGATTCAATGTATGTCGGATCCATG
This is a stretch of genomic DNA from Fibrobacter sp. UWB13. It encodes these proteins:
- a CDS encoding glycosyl hydrolase family 8; amino-acid sequence: MNRLVKMGLAGLFAFGLAQAKVNFPFPQMSDYGGNATLLSDKAKASEELKSQFAYWLKTMYNEQGDVAGVRSDPGSDTYFSEGVGYGMLLMVYFSDNTTSYQPQFDKIWNFYKKMMNENGLMIWKVGNLSQSWDAGNGAALDGDIDAAAALAMAYFQFGDEKYKEDAKKLIQAMKKSEFESNGLHLPGDKWGDAAFNRKNPGYFDPAYMPVFALIDTDNAEFWNKTAYDANMKLYEASSAEVTTGLIDDWTDKNGKSEDDYYSYDASRAPWRNAKAVCWHGDTRALALDKKMAEFVSTVSAANMKGPVLRSSGSLGNDHNSTFVTSLMTSLISDAKYQAKLDEYWKEAVALGDENYFNQSLKLLNGLLVSGNMPNLAAATPSQPTSSSSVNSESSSSSGTTALTAAMTSAPKMTLAGRTLQIAANGNVHVDLISMTGSVLKSFDNHANGVLNVSLKAVPNGLYVVRVKNAGMTSLKKIKLD